A stretch of the Nicotiana tabacum cultivar K326 chromosome 6, ASM71507v2, whole genome shotgun sequence genome encodes the following:
- the LOC107810019 gene encoding GDP-Man:Man(3)GlcNAc(2)-PP-Dol alpha-1,2-mannosyltransferase isoform X3, with product MANWLVLSAFIAVTVVIAQAVRLLFMVINGWRNRKKAVGVFHPYTNDGGGGERVLWCAVKAIQDVNPNLDCVIYTGDHDASPDSLSGRALDRFGVKLIHPPKVVHLHRRKWVEETTYPRFTMIGQSFGSIYLSWEALCKYTPLYYFDTSGYAFTYPVARIFGCKVFSYTHYPTISLDMLSRVRGRSSMYNNDSLIAKSAILSRFKVVYYTLFGWLYSFVGSCAHLAMVNSSWTQSHIEKLWGIPARIRRVYPPCDTSRLQALPLEKSMKPPKIVSVAQFRPEKAHPLQLEAFAVAIKKLDQDLPRPIIQLVGSCRNEADEKRLQNLKDLAIKLNVDDHVEFHKNVMYSDLVRLLGGAVAGIHSMTDEHFGISVVEYMAAGAIPIAHNSAGPRMDIVLPENGKQTGFLAQGVEEYAEAIIEVIKMPENKRLEIAAAARKRASMFSEQRFYEDFKAAVRPIFCDGTK from the exons ATGGCAAATTGGCTTGTGCTCAGTGCTTTTATTGCTGTAACGGTGGTAATTGCTCAAGCAGTAAGATTATTGTTTATGGTAATCAATGGCTGGAGAAATAGAAAGAAAGCTGTTGGGGTCTTCCACCCATACACCAATGACGGAGGTGGTGGAGAACGAGTCTTGTGGTGCGCTGTGAAAGCCATCCAAGATGTAAACCCGAATCTAGACTGTGTCATATATACAGGAGATCATGATGCTTCACCTGACAGCCTTAGTGGCCGTGCCCTTGATCGATTTGGAGTCAAACTAATCCACCCTCCTAAG GTAGTCCATCTGCATAGGAGAAAGTGGGTCGAAGAAACCACTTACCCTCGTTTCACAATGATTGGTCAAAGCTTTGGATCGATTTACCTTTCTTGGGAAGCTTTGTGCAAATATACACCTTTATATTACTTTGATACTAGCGGATATGCTTTTACTTATCCAGTTGCCCGTATATTTGGATGCAAAGTATTTTCCTATACTCATTATCCAACTATCAGTTTAGACATGCTATCTCGTGTTCGTGGGCGCAGTTCAATGTACAACAATGATTCCTTGATTGCCAAGAG TGCGATACTATCCAGGTTCAAGGTTGTTTACTATACACTATTTGGCTGGCTGTACAGCTTTGTTGGTTCTTGTGCACACCTTGCAATGGTTAATTCTTCATGGACTCAATCTCATATTGAGAAGCTGTGGGGAATACCAGCTCGAATTAGGCGTGTGTATCCTCCTTGTGATACTTCTAGGCTTCAG GCGCTTCCGCTAGAAAAGTCAATGAAACCTCCGAAGATAGTATCTGTGGCTCAGTTCCGTCCAGAGAAG GCACACCCACTCCAACTTGAGGCGTTTGCAGTTGCCATCAAGAAATTAGACCAAGATCTGCCAAGGCCAATTATCCAATTAGTGGGTAGTTGTAGGAATGAAGCAGATGAGAAAAGGTTGCAAAATCTGAAGGACCTAGCTATTAAACTGAATGTGGATGATCATGTTGAGTTCCACAAGAATGTCATGTACAG TGATTTGGTCAGACTTTTGGGTGGTGCTGTAGCTGGAATCCATTCCATGACAGATGAGCACTTTGGCATAAGTGTAGTTGAATACATGGCTGCTGGCGCGATACCAATTG CACATAATTCAGCTGGACCAAGGATGGATATTGTGTTACCAGAAAATGGGAAGCAGACTGGATTCCTTGCCCAGGGCGTGGAGGAATACGCTGAAGCCATTATTGAAGTCATTAAGATGCCAGAGAATAAGAGGCTGGAGATAGCTGCTGCTGCCAGGAAGCGAGCCTCCATGTTCTCAGAGCAAAGGTTttatgaagattttaaggctgctgTACGACCAATCTTTTGTGATGGTACCAAATGA
- the LOC107810019 gene encoding GDP-Man:Man(3)GlcNAc(2)-PP-Dol alpha-1,2-mannosyltransferase isoform X1, with protein sequence MANWLVLSAFIAVTVVIAQAVRLLFMVINGWRNRKKAVGVFHPYTNDGGGGERVLWCAVKAIQDVNPNLDCVIYTGDHDASPDSLSGRALDRFGVKLIHPPKVPFTSRLHQVVHLHRRKWVEETTYPRFTMIGQSFGSIYLSWEALCKYTPLYYFDTSGYAFTYPVARIFGCKVFSYTHYPTISLDMLSRVRGRSSMYNNDSLIAKSAILSRFKVVYYTLFGWLYSFVGSCAHLAMVNSSWTQSHIEKLWGIPARIRRVYPPCDTSRLQALPLEKSMKPPKIVSVAQFRPEKAHPLQLEAFAVAIKKLDQDLPRPIIQLVGSCRNEADEKRLQNLKDLAIKLNVDDHVEFHKNVMYSDLVRLLGGAVAGIHSMTDEHFGISVVEYMAAGAIPIAHNSAGPRMDIVLPENGKQTGFLAQGVEEYAEAIIEVIKMPENKRLEIAAAARKRASMFSEQRFYEDFKAAVRPIFCDGTK encoded by the exons ATGGCAAATTGGCTTGTGCTCAGTGCTTTTATTGCTGTAACGGTGGTAATTGCTCAAGCAGTAAGATTATTGTTTATGGTAATCAATGGCTGGAGAAATAGAAAGAAAGCTGTTGGGGTCTTCCACCCATACACCAATGACGGAGGTGGTGGAGAACGAGTCTTGTGGTGCGCTGTGAAAGCCATCCAAGATGTAAACCCGAATCTAGACTGTGTCATATATACAGGAGATCATGATGCTTCACCTGACAGCCTTAGTGGCCGTGCCCTTGATCGATTTGGAGTCAAACTAATCCACCCTCCTAAGGTACCCTTTACTTCTCG TTTACATCAGGTAGTCCATCTGCATAGGAGAAAGTGGGTCGAAGAAACCACTTACCCTCGTTTCACAATGATTGGTCAAAGCTTTGGATCGATTTACCTTTCTTGGGAAGCTTTGTGCAAATATACACCTTTATATTACTTTGATACTAGCGGATATGCTTTTACTTATCCAGTTGCCCGTATATTTGGATGCAAAGTATTTTCCTATACTCATTATCCAACTATCAGTTTAGACATGCTATCTCGTGTTCGTGGGCGCAGTTCAATGTACAACAATGATTCCTTGATTGCCAAGAG TGCGATACTATCCAGGTTCAAGGTTGTTTACTATACACTATTTGGCTGGCTGTACAGCTTTGTTGGTTCTTGTGCACACCTTGCAATGGTTAATTCTTCATGGACTCAATCTCATATTGAGAAGCTGTGGGGAATACCAGCTCGAATTAGGCGTGTGTATCCTCCTTGTGATACTTCTAGGCTTCAG GCGCTTCCGCTAGAAAAGTCAATGAAACCTCCGAAGATAGTATCTGTGGCTCAGTTCCGTCCAGAGAAG GCACACCCACTCCAACTTGAGGCGTTTGCAGTTGCCATCAAGAAATTAGACCAAGATCTGCCAAGGCCAATTATCCAATTAGTGGGTAGTTGTAGGAATGAAGCAGATGAGAAAAGGTTGCAAAATCTGAAGGACCTAGCTATTAAACTGAATGTGGATGATCATGTTGAGTTCCACAAGAATGTCATGTACAG TGATTTGGTCAGACTTTTGGGTGGTGCTGTAGCTGGAATCCATTCCATGACAGATGAGCACTTTGGCATAAGTGTAGTTGAATACATGGCTGCTGGCGCGATACCAATTG CACATAATTCAGCTGGACCAAGGATGGATATTGTGTTACCAGAAAATGGGAAGCAGACTGGATTCCTTGCCCAGGGCGTGGAGGAATACGCTGAAGCCATTATTGAAGTCATTAAGATGCCAGAGAATAAGAGGCTGGAGATAGCTGCTGCTGCCAGGAAGCGAGCCTCCATGTTCTCAGAGCAAAGGTTttatgaagattttaaggctgctgTACGACCAATCTTTTGTGATGGTACCAAATGA
- the LOC107810019 gene encoding GDP-Man:Man(3)GlcNAc(2)-PP-Dol alpha-1,2-mannosyltransferase isoform X4, which translates to MANWLVLSAFIAVTVVIAQAVRLLFMVINGWRNRKKAVGVFHPYTNDGGGGERVLWCAVKAIQDVNPNLDCVIYTGDHDASPDSLSGRALDRFGVKLIHPPKVVHLHRRKWVEETTYPRFTMIGQSFGSIYLSWEALCKYTPLYYFDTSGYAFTYPVARIFGCKVFSYTHYPTISLDMLSRVRGRSSMYNNDSLIAKSAILSRFKVVYYTLFGWLYSFVGSCAHLAMVNSSWTQSHIEKLWGIPARIRRVYPPCDTSRLQALPLEKSMKPPKIVSVAQFRPEKAHPLQLEAFAVAIKKLDQDLPRPIIQLVGSCRNEADEKRLQNLKDLAIKLNVDDHVEFHKNVMYRLLGGAVAGIHSMTDEHFGISVVEYMAAGAIPIAHNSAGPRMDIVLPENGKQTGFLAQGVEEYAEAIIEVIKMPENKRLEIAAAARKRASMFSEQRFYEDFKAAVRPIFCDGTK; encoded by the exons ATGGCAAATTGGCTTGTGCTCAGTGCTTTTATTGCTGTAACGGTGGTAATTGCTCAAGCAGTAAGATTATTGTTTATGGTAATCAATGGCTGGAGAAATAGAAAGAAAGCTGTTGGGGTCTTCCACCCATACACCAATGACGGAGGTGGTGGAGAACGAGTCTTGTGGTGCGCTGTGAAAGCCATCCAAGATGTAAACCCGAATCTAGACTGTGTCATATATACAGGAGATCATGATGCTTCACCTGACAGCCTTAGTGGCCGTGCCCTTGATCGATTTGGAGTCAAACTAATCCACCCTCCTAAG GTAGTCCATCTGCATAGGAGAAAGTGGGTCGAAGAAACCACTTACCCTCGTTTCACAATGATTGGTCAAAGCTTTGGATCGATTTACCTTTCTTGGGAAGCTTTGTGCAAATATACACCTTTATATTACTTTGATACTAGCGGATATGCTTTTACTTATCCAGTTGCCCGTATATTTGGATGCAAAGTATTTTCCTATACTCATTATCCAACTATCAGTTTAGACATGCTATCTCGTGTTCGTGGGCGCAGTTCAATGTACAACAATGATTCCTTGATTGCCAAGAG TGCGATACTATCCAGGTTCAAGGTTGTTTACTATACACTATTTGGCTGGCTGTACAGCTTTGTTGGTTCTTGTGCACACCTTGCAATGGTTAATTCTTCATGGACTCAATCTCATATTGAGAAGCTGTGGGGAATACCAGCTCGAATTAGGCGTGTGTATCCTCCTTGTGATACTTCTAGGCTTCAG GCGCTTCCGCTAGAAAAGTCAATGAAACCTCCGAAGATAGTATCTGTGGCTCAGTTCCGTCCAGAGAAG GCACACCCACTCCAACTTGAGGCGTTTGCAGTTGCCATCAAGAAATTAGACCAAGATCTGCCAAGGCCAATTATCCAATTAGTGGGTAGTTGTAGGAATGAAGCAGATGAGAAAAGGTTGCAAAATCTGAAGGACCTAGCTATTAAACTGAATGTGGATGATCATGTTGAGTTCCACAAGAATGTCATGTACAG ACTTTTGGGTGGTGCTGTAGCTGGAATCCATTCCATGACAGATGAGCACTTTGGCATAAGTGTAGTTGAATACATGGCTGCTGGCGCGATACCAATTG CACATAATTCAGCTGGACCAAGGATGGATATTGTGTTACCAGAAAATGGGAAGCAGACTGGATTCCTTGCCCAGGGCGTGGAGGAATACGCTGAAGCCATTATTGAAGTCATTAAGATGCCAGAGAATAAGAGGCTGGAGATAGCTGCTGCTGCCAGGAAGCGAGCCTCCATGTTCTCAGAGCAAAGGTTttatgaagattttaaggctgctgTACGACCAATCTTTTGTGATGGTACCAAATGA
- the LOC107810019 gene encoding GDP-Man:Man(3)GlcNAc(2)-PP-Dol alpha-1,2-mannosyltransferase isoform X2, protein MANWLVLSAFIAVTVVIAQAVRLLFMVINGWRNRKKAVGVFHPYTNDGGGGERVLWCAVKAIQDVNPNLDCVIYTGDHDASPDSLSGRALDRFGVKLIHPPKVPFTSRLHQVVHLHRRKWVEETTYPRFTMIGQSFGSIYLSWEALCKYTPLYYFDTSGYAFTYPVARIFGCKVFSYTHYPTISLDMLSRVRGRSSMYNNDSLIAKSAILSRFKVVYYTLFGWLYSFVGSCAHLAMVNSSWTQSHIEKLWGIPARIRRVYPPCDTSRLQALPLEKSMKPPKIVSVAQFRPEKAHPLQLEAFAVAIKKLDQDLPRPIIQLVGSCRNEADEKRLQNLKDLAIKLNVDDHVEFHKNVMYRLLGGAVAGIHSMTDEHFGISVVEYMAAGAIPIAHNSAGPRMDIVLPENGKQTGFLAQGVEEYAEAIIEVIKMPENKRLEIAAAARKRASMFSEQRFYEDFKAAVRPIFCDGTK, encoded by the exons ATGGCAAATTGGCTTGTGCTCAGTGCTTTTATTGCTGTAACGGTGGTAATTGCTCAAGCAGTAAGATTATTGTTTATGGTAATCAATGGCTGGAGAAATAGAAAGAAAGCTGTTGGGGTCTTCCACCCATACACCAATGACGGAGGTGGTGGAGAACGAGTCTTGTGGTGCGCTGTGAAAGCCATCCAAGATGTAAACCCGAATCTAGACTGTGTCATATATACAGGAGATCATGATGCTTCACCTGACAGCCTTAGTGGCCGTGCCCTTGATCGATTTGGAGTCAAACTAATCCACCCTCCTAAGGTACCCTTTACTTCTCG TTTACATCAGGTAGTCCATCTGCATAGGAGAAAGTGGGTCGAAGAAACCACTTACCCTCGTTTCACAATGATTGGTCAAAGCTTTGGATCGATTTACCTTTCTTGGGAAGCTTTGTGCAAATATACACCTTTATATTACTTTGATACTAGCGGATATGCTTTTACTTATCCAGTTGCCCGTATATTTGGATGCAAAGTATTTTCCTATACTCATTATCCAACTATCAGTTTAGACATGCTATCTCGTGTTCGTGGGCGCAGTTCAATGTACAACAATGATTCCTTGATTGCCAAGAG TGCGATACTATCCAGGTTCAAGGTTGTTTACTATACACTATTTGGCTGGCTGTACAGCTTTGTTGGTTCTTGTGCACACCTTGCAATGGTTAATTCTTCATGGACTCAATCTCATATTGAGAAGCTGTGGGGAATACCAGCTCGAATTAGGCGTGTGTATCCTCCTTGTGATACTTCTAGGCTTCAG GCGCTTCCGCTAGAAAAGTCAATGAAACCTCCGAAGATAGTATCTGTGGCTCAGTTCCGTCCAGAGAAG GCACACCCACTCCAACTTGAGGCGTTTGCAGTTGCCATCAAGAAATTAGACCAAGATCTGCCAAGGCCAATTATCCAATTAGTGGGTAGTTGTAGGAATGAAGCAGATGAGAAAAGGTTGCAAAATCTGAAGGACCTAGCTATTAAACTGAATGTGGATGATCATGTTGAGTTCCACAAGAATGTCATGTACAG ACTTTTGGGTGGTGCTGTAGCTGGAATCCATTCCATGACAGATGAGCACTTTGGCATAAGTGTAGTTGAATACATGGCTGCTGGCGCGATACCAATTG CACATAATTCAGCTGGACCAAGGATGGATATTGTGTTACCAGAAAATGGGAAGCAGACTGGATTCCTTGCCCAGGGCGTGGAGGAATACGCTGAAGCCATTATTGAAGTCATTAAGATGCCAGAGAATAAGAGGCTGGAGATAGCTGCTGCTGCCAGGAAGCGAGCCTCCATGTTCTCAGAGCAAAGGTTttatgaagattttaaggctgctgTACGACCAATCTTTTGTGATGGTACCAAATGA